A part of bacterium genomic DNA contains:
- a CDS encoding ROK family protein, whose translation MTLTRTDAVSSSPLYLGLNLQASALQAGLGDGFQISLSDLGIPLDNVDSAQEVLQALRQILESARMIAADLTSPLVAAGLAVPAHVHPAHGSLTLSTERNAMWEGLQVAGWLQQELGLPVAVESEIIAAAMAELKVGAARGASEVLVVKIDATIQAAYWHHGNFVRGAQGFFGNLGHLATGNSDLPCSCGHLGCLEASASTDAILDRFFAAAEAAEIELEEGDMPETAEAVFALSQKQHAIAAAVLDDVAFDLGAGLASAVNLLNPQKVVITGAPIYLRPEFFQQVVRDAGQRMLPGCAAGVQIVPAMIRENPECLGAMILAKERFG comes from the coding sequence ATGACACTGACACGCACGGACGCAGTTTCCTCCTCACCGCTCTATCTCGGCCTCAACCTGCAAGCCTCTGCCCTGCAAGCCGGGTTGGGAGACGGCTTTCAAATTTCATTGAGCGATCTCGGGATTCCGCTGGACAACGTCGACAGCGCGCAAGAAGTCTTGCAGGCGCTGCGGCAGATTTTGGAAAGTGCGCGCATGATCGCAGCCGATCTCACCAGCCCCCTGGTCGCGGCCGGCCTGGCGGTGCCGGCGCATGTCCATCCCGCGCACGGCAGCTTGACGCTCTCGACCGAGCGCAATGCCATGTGGGAAGGCTTGCAGGTGGCGGGCTGGCTGCAGCAGGAACTCGGTCTGCCCGTGGCGGTGGAATCCGAAATCATTGCCGCGGCCATGGCCGAGCTGAAAGTCGGCGCGGCCCGCGGTGCAAGCGAAGTGTTGGTCGTGAAGATCGACGCCACCATCCAGGCGGCTTACTGGCATCACGGCAACTTTGTGCGCGGCGCGCAGGGATTCTTCGGCAACCTCGGCCACCTTGCCACCGGCAACAGCGATTTGCCCTGCTCCTGCGGCCATCTCGGCTGCCTGGAGGCGAGCGCCTCGACAGATGCGATTTTGGATCGCTTCTTCGCCGCCGCGGAAGCCGCGGAGATCGAGCTGGAGGAGGGCGACATGCCGGAGACGGCAGAGGCGGTGTTTGCGCTCAGCCAGAAGCAGCATGCCATCGCGGCCGCGGTGCTCGATGACGTTGCCTTTGATCTCGGCGCCGGCCTCGCCAGCGCGGTGAATCTGCTCAATCCGCAGAAAGTCGTCATCACCGGCGCGCCGATTTATCTGCGCCCTGAATTCTTCCAGCAGGTTGTGCGTGATGCCGGCCAGCGCATGTTGCCGGGCTGCGCCGCCGGCGTGCAAATCGTGCCGGCGATGATCCGGGAAAATCCCGAATGCCTCGGCGCCATGATCCTGGCCAAAGAAAGATTCGGTTGA
- a CDS encoding SET domain-containing protein-lysine N-methyltransferase: MLNSKVELKQSGIQGLGIFAREFIEAGEMVWWETAEEQARRFIVSRREIETWPEEKQRNFLKYAYQIDAGVYYGPRDTVPQDPADFTNHSCDPNTWFVDDNAMTARRDITPGEEITYDYATSEIDDSFMLVCGCGAANCRGIIRGSDHLLPELQELYGNHMMRHTLRSIAAHRAAAQKARVSAVK, translated from the coding sequence ATGTTGAATTCGAAGGTGGAGTTGAAACAAAGCGGTATTCAAGGCCTGGGTATTTTCGCCAGGGAGTTTATCGAAGCAGGCGAGATGGTGTGGTGGGAAACCGCCGAAGAACAAGCCCGGCGCTTCATTGTGAGCCGCCGGGAAATCGAAACCTGGCCGGAAGAAAAGCAACGCAATTTTCTCAAATACGCCTATCAAATCGATGCCGGTGTCTACTACGGCCCGCGCGATACGGTGCCGCAGGACCCGGCCGACTTCACCAACCACAGTTGTGACCCCAACACCTGGTTCGTCGATGACAACGCCATGACCGCGCGTCGCGACATCACGCCCGGTGAAGAAATCACTTATGACTATGCCACCAGCGAAATCGACGACAGCTTCATGTTGGTGTGCGGCTGCGGTGCTGCCAATTGCCGCGGCATCATTCGCGGCAGCGACCATCTGCTGCCGGAATTGCAGGAGTTGTACGGCAATCACATGATGCGCCACACGCTGCGCAGCATCGCGGCCCACCGCGCGGCTGCGCAAAAGGCGAGAGTGAGCGCGGTGAAATAG
- a CDS encoding SDR family NAD(P)-dependent oxidoreductase, with protein sequence MDLTGKVAIVTGASRGIGRAIALGLARAGAHLVLAARQEPLLQQVAEQARQHGVEAAIVRADLREEKEITKVIGTALERFGRLEILVNNAGLGYLKPVADLTTAEWDEMFAVNLRAVFLATRAALPHLRRAGESFVVNVASLAGKNTFVNGGGYTATKWGLRAFSQCLMLEERKHGLRVLTICPGSVDTEFGSGRATPRPPQRDIILPEDIVEAILCALKLPQRSMISEIDLRPSNP encoded by the coding sequence ATGGACCTGACCGGCAAAGTCGCAATTGTCACCGGCGCCAGCCGCGGTATCGGCCGCGCGATCGCGCTGGGGCTGGCGCGCGCAGGCGCGCATTTGGTACTGGCTGCGCGCCAGGAGCCTTTGTTGCAGCAAGTCGCCGAACAAGCGCGCCAGCATGGCGTCGAAGCCGCAATCGTGCGCGCTGATCTGCGCGAGGAGAAGGAGATCACCAAGGTGATCGGCACCGCCCTCGAACGCTTTGGCCGCCTCGAGATTCTGGTCAACAACGCCGGCTTGGGCTATTTGAAACCGGTCGCAGATCTGACCACTGCCGAATGGGACGAAATGTTCGCCGTCAATCTGCGCGCGGTTTTTCTCGCCACGCGCGCGGCCCTGCCGCATTTGCGCCGGGCCGGCGAGAGCTTTGTCGTGAATGTGGCCTCGCTCGCCGGCAAGAACACCTTCGTCAACGGCGGCGGCTACACCGCCACCAAGTGGGGCTTGCGCGCCTTTAGCCAGTGCCTGATGCTGGAAGAGCGCAAGCACGGGCTGCGCGTGCTCACCATTTGTCCCGGTTCGGTGGACACGGAATTCGGCTCCGGTCGCGCCACCCCGCGCCCGCCGCAGCGCGACATCATCCTTCCGGAGGATATTGTCGAGGCCATTCTGTGTGCGCTCAAACTGCCACAGCGCTCCATGATCAGCGAGATCGATCTGCGGCCTTCGAATCCCTGA